CGATGCTGGTCGCTCCCCTCCAGATAGAGATCGGCGGGGGATTTCAGTTCGGGGCGCTGTTCCAGTACAGCGGCGTGGGACACTCCCGAATCGAACCAGACATCGAGAATGTCCATCTCCTTGCTGAAACTGTCGTGGCCGCAGGCCGGGCAAGACGTTCCGGCCGGAAGCAGCTCTTTCGCTTCCTTCTCGTACCAGAGGTCGCTCCCCGTTTCGTTGAAGAGATCGGCGACATGGTGCATGACCTTGCCGTCGGCCAGGGCCTCGCCGCACTTTTCGCAGTAGAAGACGGTGATCGGCACTCCCCAGGTGCGCTGGCGGCTGACGCACCAGTCGGGACGGTTCTCGATCATCCCAAAGATGCGCTCCCGGCCCCAGCGGGGAATCCATTCCACCTGGTTGATGTGGGCCAGGGCCTTGCTGCGCAGGTCATTGGTCTCCATGGAGATGAACCACTGCTCGGTGGCGCGGAAGATGATCGGCTTCTTGCAGCGCCAGCAGTGGGGATAGCTGTGCGAGACCTTGCCCTCGGCGAGCAGCGCACCGACTTCCGCCAGCTTGGCGTTGACCGCCTTGTTGGCCTCGTCGAGCTTCATGCCGCCGAAGAATTCCAGCTCCTCGCGGTAGCGTCCGTAGTCGTCCACCGGATTGTAGATGTCGAGGCCGTATTTCAGGCCGATCTGATAGTCGTCCTGGCCGTGGCCGGGGGCGGTATGAACGCAACCGGTCCCCGCTTCGAGGGTGACGTGGTCGCCGAGCATGAGCAGCGAGGGCCGGTCATAGAAGGGATGGCGGCAGTTCTTGCCGTCGAAGGGGGTGGGATCGAAGGTGGCCAGCACCTGGTAGTCGCTGATGCCCAGGGTTTTAAGCACCCCGGCGTAGAGCCCCTCGGCCATGATCAGCACCTCGCCGCCCGTTTCCACCGCGACGTAGGGCAGGGCGGGGTTAAGGCTGACGCCGAGGTTGGCGGGGATGGTCCAGGGGGTAGTGGTCCAGATGACGAAGGCGAGCTTTCTCCCGGCCAAGGCCGCAAGGGAGTCCGGCAGTGCGTCGGTGTAGGGAAACTTGACGTAGATGGAGGGGGAGCTGTGATCGGCGTATTCCACCTCGGCCTCGGCCAGGGCGGTGACGCAGGAGGAGCACCAGTGTACCGGTTTTTTCCCCTTGTAGAGCCCGCCGCGCTCGGCGAAACGGGCCAGTTCCCGGGCGGTGGCCGCTTCGTAGTCGGCGGTCATGGTCAGGTAGGGATGCGCCCAGTCACCGAGGACGCCGAGGCGCTGGAACTCTTCGCTCTGGATGTCCACCCACTTCTTGGCGTAGGTGCGGCATTCCCGACGGATCTCGGCCTTGCTCATCTCCCGCTTCTTCGAGCCCAACTGCTTGTCGACCATCAGCTCGATGGGCAGGCCGTGGCAGTCCCAGCCCGGCACATAGGGCACATAAAAGCCCTCCATGCGGCGGCTCTTGAGGATGATGTCCTTGAGGATTTTATTCAGGGCGTGGCCAATATGGGTATGGCCGTTGGCGTAGGGGGGGCCGTCATGGAGAATGAAGCTGGGACGCCCCCGTCCGGCCGTATCAAGCAGCCGATAGAGCGCCATGGTTTCCCATTGCTTGAGAATTTCCGGTTCCCGCTGGGGTAGATTGGCACGCATGGGGAACTCGGTGACGGGCAGATTGAGAGTGTCTTTATAGTCCATGGAAAGGCCTCCGGGAGGGAAAAATCAAGTCTCGCAGACTAGCAAAACCGCCGGATAAGTCAAGGGAAAAGGCTGTGTGGAGGGGGTGGGGAAGGGGGCCGGCGCCCCGAGGGATGGGCTGGGGCGCCGGACGGAGAGACGGGTTCAGAGGCCGGCGCGCAGATCCTGTTCCAGACGGAAAATGCTCTGGCGCAGCAGGTCGCTGATATTGGTGCCCGCTTCCTGGGCGATCTTGTTCAGGGTCTCCATTTCGTTGCCGTTGATCCGGCAGGAGACGATGTATTTTTTCGGTTGGTTAACGGCTCTTCCCATGGCTGGGCTCCTTTTCTGGCTCTGTGTGTCGTATGGTGATGGGTCGAAGGGGTTCATAGTGTGCCACTGTGCTGGCTGTATACGCTATAGCAAGAGCCTTGCCAGATCGCGCAATGCGACAAGATTAAAAATTAAAACACAATAAAACTAAATGTTTATTACTTTTTTTGTCGTTTTTTTGAGGTGTGCTGGAAAACTTTCAGGTGTGTCATTCTGGGAAGTGTGTGCCATTTTAGGGCATCTCTGTGTCATTCTGGCTCACCATGCACAAGAAGCGGTCTTCCCGCCCCAGGATTACCGCTTTAGTCGAAGGCATACTGTGTCATTGTTGGCACGGTGCGCTGGCGCTTGCCGAGGGAGGGAAAGCGAAAAAAAACCCCGGGCGGGGAACCCGGGGGTCGCGGAAATATCTTCTTTTCGGGGAATCAGCCGACTCTGGAGGAGGGTTACTGGCTGAAAAGAAGATAGTGCGAGGAACTTGTCGTTGCGGCGGTTAACAGGCTGATGAAAAACTCCCATCTGCGGCGTTGTCCTCATCCCTCGTCAACGACGTACCTTTCAGGTACGCCTTATTCCTCAGGATTTCGTCCGCCTTGCATCTGGGCATTTTTTATCAGCCTTGGAGAGAGAGTTTTTCAACAATCTGCTAAAGGGGGCAGGGGCTCCAGTTCAGCCCCTGGGCTTCGGCTACGGGTCGGCTGCACAGTTTGCCGCCAAGAGTGTTTATCCCTTTGTGCAGGGCTGCATCCGCCTTGGCCGCTTCGGCCAGGCCTTGTCCGGCGATGCGGCGCACGTAGGGGAGGGTCGCGTTGGTCAGGGCGAAGGTGCTGGTGCGGCTCACCGCTCCCGGCATATTGGCCACGCCGTAATGGATGACCCCGTCCACCGCATAGCTCGGCTGATCGTGGGTGGTGGGGTGGATGGTTTCGACACAACCGCCCTGATCGACGGCCACATCGACGATCACGCTGCCGGCGGTCATGGCGGCAACGAGGGAGCGGCGCACCAGAATCGGCGCCCGGGCTCCGGCGACGAGCACCGCGCCGATGACCAGGTCGGCGCCGCGTACCTCCTCTTCGATGGTCTGGGAGTTGCTCATCAAGGTCTGAATACGGTTGCCGTAATGGTCGTCGAGGGCAGCGAGGCGCCGGCTGTCGATATCGATGATGCGCACATCGGCGCCCATACCGACGGCGATGCGCAGGGCGTTGCCGCCGACGGTGCCGGCGCCGAGAATAACCACCCGGGCCGACCGTACGCCGGGAACGCCGCCGAGCAGTTGTCCCTTGCCCCCCTGTTCCCGCTGCAGCAGGTGCGCGCCGATCTGGACGGACATGCGCCCGGCTACCTCGCTCATGGGATGGAGCAGGGGGAGAAAGCCGTCGGCCAACTCCACCGTCTCGTAGGCGACGCCGGTCACTTCCCGCTCCAGAAGGGCTTGGGTCAATTTCGGGTCGGGAGCGAGATGCAGATAGGTAAAAAGTAGTTGCTTGGGGCGCAGCAGGGGATACTCGGCGGGGAGAGGTTCTTTGACCTTGACGACCATCTCGGCGGCGGCATAGAGTTCTGCGGCGTCGGCCGTCAGTTCGGCGCCGGCCGCCTCGTAGTCGGCGTCCTCGATCCCGGCGCCGGTTCCGGCACCGATCTGAACCAGTACCCGGTGACTGTCCTCGACCAGGGCGCGCGCCCCCGCCGGGGTCAATCCGACCCGGTATTCGTGGGTTTTGATTTCCTTGGGAACGGCAACGATCATTTTAATCTCGCTAAAAAATCTTCATTGAGAATAACGGCCGGCGCCCCTGTTCGTCAAGGAAAATTCGCGGGCGAAGGGCTTTGCCGGCGGTGCCGGAAGAGGGATCATAAGTCTATGGAAATCTTCGAAAAACGCCACTTCTTACTGCCTCGGGCCGAAATCGGCTATCTGCGCTTTATCCTCGAAAGTTACGATGGTCTGGCCTTCGTCCGCACCCTCGATCCCCGGCAGGCGCTGGTCGAAATCGCCTTTCCCTGTTCGCGACGGCAAGATGCCGAAACCCTGCTCGCCGCCCTGGCCGGCGAATGCGCCATGCAAAGCGTGCCGCCGCCCGAGCCCGGGCACTATCCCGAGATCCTTTGATGGCGGACGCCGGCGCCGATTCCGGCTTTCAAACGCACGGCGGATGTGCTAACTATAGGACTTCCGTCGTCTCTTCTTTTGCTTTCGTTTTCGTCAAGGATGTCGCCGATGCCCTTTGCCGCCCTTGCCCTTCAGGTGCCGACCCTACTTCTCCCCCGGGCCGATATCGATCCGACCCGGTGGGCGGTGATCGCCTGCGACCAATATACCTCGCAGCCCGAATACTGGCATGAAGTCGAGCGCCTGGCCGAAGGCCATCCCTCGACCCTCCACCTGATCTTCCCCGAGGTCTATCTCGACGAGGCAGAGAGTGCCGCGCGCATCGACGCCATCAACGAGACGATGGAACGCTATCTCGCCGAAGGGATTCTCGAAGCCCAGCCGCCGGGGTTCATGCTCGTCGAACGGCAGACAGAGACAGGCGCGGCGCGCATGGGGCTGATGGTTGCACTCGACCTCGAAGCCTACGACTACCGGCCCGGTTCGACCTCGCTGATCCGCGCCACCGAGGGGACGATCCTCGATCGCCTCCCCCCCCGTATCCGGGTGCGGGAGAAGGCGCCCATCGAGCTGCCGCACATCATGGTGCTGATCGACGATCCCGAGATGACCGTCATCGAGCCCTTGGCGGAGTTCGAACTGCCCTTGGCCTACGATTTCCCCTTGATGCTGGGCGGCGGCCATCTGCGCGGCCGGCGGGTGGCCGATCCGGCCGTCATCGCCCGGGTCGGGCAGGCCCTGGAACGTCTGGCCGATCCGCGTCGCTTCGCCGAGCGCTATCAGGTCGAAGACCGGCCGGTGCTCCTTTACGCCATGGGGGACGGCAACCACTCCTTCGCCACCGCCAAGGCGATCTGGGAAAAAATCAAAAGCGAGGCGTCTGACCAGGAAGCGATCATGGATCACCCGGCTCGTTTTGCCCTGGTCGAACTGGTCAACGTTCACGATCCGGGGCTGGAGTTCGAGGCGATCCACCGGGTGCTCTTCAATGTCGATTTTGACCGCCTGCTGCACCAGGCCGAGACCTACTACCGGCAGCACGGCGCCGGATTCTCCTGCGAATTCTGTAACGACCTGGATGCCCTGCCGGAGAAGAGCCGACGCCTGGAGGCAGACGACCGTCAGCTTCTGCCCTTTATCGCCGGCGACCGATGCGGTCTGCTGGTGATCGACCGGCCGCCGTCCCATCTGGAAGTGGCTACCCTGCAGGGCTTTCTCGACGAGGCCCTGACCGGGCAACCGAACAGCCGCATCGATTATATCCACGGCGAGGGGAGCGTCACCGCCCTCGGTAAGCGTCCGGGCAACGTCGGTTTCTATCTGCCGGCGATCTGCAAGCGCGAATTTTTCAAGAGCATCATTCTCGACGGGGCGTTGCCGCGCAAGACCTTCTCCATGGGGGATGCGGACGAAAAGCGCTTTTACATGGAATGTCGGAAGATCGCGCCCTGAGGGGATGATATCTGAGTGATGGCTATGGGGGGACATTTTCGACAAAATGGGCGCCGAGATTTTTCGGCGTTTAGCGGGAAAGCGATTTTCGGCATTTGCTTGCTGCTGCTTGGGGTCGCTACGCCGGCGACGGCCGATTACCAGGTGCTGCTTAAATCCGGAGAAACGCTGTACGCCCGGGATTACTGGCTGGATAAGGTCGATAAGGGGCTGATCCGGCTCGATATTGATGGGTCGACCCACCGGGTGCCCCGGGACGGCGTTCGCTATATTTCGCCGCTGCCCGAGGAAGATCCGCGTGCCCGGATAGCGATCAAGCGCATCACCTTTGCGCCCAGAGAAAAGCTTGCCGCCGCCGTGGTCGAGGCGCCCCGGGAAGGGGATGTTGCGCTGGCGGAGCGTGACGGTTCGGCTGAAGGTTCCGCCGGGATACCGGCTGCGGAGACCGTCGCGACCTCGGCTGACGGCACCGTCTCAGCTGTTGGCGATCCGTTGGCCATGGACGAATTCTGGCGGGAAGAGGCAGAGCGCATCGATGAGCAGCGCGAGGCCGCCAAGGAGGAGTTCAAGACCGCCCTGGCCGGGGACGATCTGGCGGCGCGGCAACAGGCCCGACAGAAGATTCTCGATCTGACCGATGCCCGCACCCGCCTGCGGGAAGAGGTGCGCAGCGCCCACCAGGGGATGCTTCCGGCCTGGTGGCGCTGGACCACCGATTGATCGGCCGCTGCCGGCGGCGCAACGGATGCCCCATGTTGTCCCCTCGTTTTACGGCAACCTCGCCCTGACCGCGATCGGGTGTCCCCGTGTGTGAAAACAAATCCCGCCTTTTTATTCTTCCCCTTCTTCTTCTGCTCACGCTCCTGCCGTGGCTGACGCCGCCGGCCGACGCCTGGGGAGCTTCACGTATCGCGGTCCTTTATCCCGAGGTGCGCGAACCCTACCTCTCCGTCTTCAGTACCATCATTCGCGGCATTGAATCCCAGGGAGAGCGGCAGATTCTTCCCTACCCCCTGCCGGAAAATTTCGATTCCGTCCACATCGAGAAATGGCTTGACGCCCGTCGGCCCGACGCCGTCATCGCCCTGGGTAGCCGCGGTTTCCAGATGGCCGAGGTGCTCAAGGGGAAGCTGCCGGTCGTCGTCGGCGCGGTGCTCCTCGCCCCCAACGGGCTGCCGGGCATCAGCCTGGCCGCCGATCCCCTGATCCTTTTCGCCACCCTGAAAGAGTTGGTTCCCGGCACCCGCCGGGTTTTTGTCGTTTATCAGCCCGAAGAGAGCGCCTGGCTGGTGGAGCGGGCGCGGGGCGCGGCGCGCGCCCAGGGGCTCGAACTGCACGCCCGACCCGCCGCCGACCTGCGCGCGGCGGTGACCACGTATCGGGATCTGGTCGAAAAGAGCCTGGGCGAAAGAGATGCCGTCTGGCTGACCATGGATTCGGTCAGCGCCAATGATCGGGCGGTTTTGCCGATGCTCCTCGAAGCCGCCTGGAAGAAGGAATTCGTTCTCTTTTCGAGCAAGCCCGGGCATGCCAAACAGGGCGTGCTTTT
The nucleotide sequence above comes from Desulfuromonas acetexigens. Encoded proteins:
- the ileS gene encoding isoleucine--tRNA ligase — encoded protein: MDYKDTLNLPVTEFPMRANLPQREPEILKQWETMALYRLLDTAGRGRPSFILHDGPPYANGHTHIGHALNKILKDIILKSRRMEGFYVPYVPGWDCHGLPIELMVDKQLGSKKREMSKAEIRRECRTYAKKWVDIQSEEFQRLGVLGDWAHPYLTMTADYEAATARELARFAERGGLYKGKKPVHWCSSCVTALAEAEVEYADHSSPSIYVKFPYTDALPDSLAALAGRKLAFVIWTTTPWTIPANLGVSLNPALPYVAVETGGEVLIMAEGLYAGVLKTLGISDYQVLATFDPTPFDGKNCRHPFYDRPSLLMLGDHVTLEAGTGCVHTAPGHGQDDYQIGLKYGLDIYNPVDDYGRYREELEFFGGMKLDEANKAVNAKLAEVGALLAEGKVSHSYPHCWRCKKPIIFRATEQWFISMETNDLRSKALAHINQVEWIPRWGRERIFGMIENRPDWCVSRQRTWGVPITVFYCEKCGEALADGKVMHHVADLFNETGSDLWYEKEAKELLPAGTSCPACGHDSFSKEMDILDVWFDSGVSHAAVLEQRPELKSPADLYLEGSDQHRGWFHSSLLAAVGTRDIAPYKAVLTHGFVVDGNGKKMSKSQGNVVAPEEVIKKFGAEILRLWVAAQDYRDDIRISPEILQRLSDAYRRIRNTARYILGNLHGFDPTADAVADGELLEIDRWALSRLERLVGRVEKSYDDYEFHILYHAVHNFCSVDMSAFYLDVLKDRLYTAPAKSLARRSGQTAMYRILDALTRLIAPVLSFTADEIWRELPGKREESVHLASFPRFETSLLDADLEARYEKLLAVRSDVSKALETARTDKRIGHSLDARVLVAAPAGEWRDLLESYSDELATLFIVSQAELVDNLPDDAAGGGGEVPGLKVRVEKAQGEKCERCWNYAVTVGTLSEHPTICQRCLEALK
- a CDS encoding hydrogen-dependent growth transcriptional repressor — protein: MGRAVNQPKKYIVSCRINGNEMETLNKIAQEAGTNISDLLRQSIFRLEQDLRAGL
- the ald gene encoding alanine dehydrogenase; the encoded protein is MIVAVPKEIKTHEYRVGLTPAGARALVEDSHRVLVQIGAGTGAGIEDADYEAAGAELTADAAELYAAAEMVVKVKEPLPAEYPLLRPKQLLFTYLHLAPDPKLTQALLEREVTGVAYETVELADGFLPLLHPMSEVAGRMSVQIGAHLLQREQGGKGQLLGGVPGVRSARVVILGAGTVGGNALRIAVGMGADVRIIDIDSRRLAALDDHYGNRIQTLMSNSQTIEEEVRGADLVIGAVLVAGARAPILVRRSLVAAMTAGSVIVDVAVDQGGCVETIHPTTHDQPSYAVDGVIHYGVANMPGAVSRTSTFALTNATLPYVRRIAGQGLAEAAKADAALHKGINTLGGKLCSRPVAEAQGLNWSPCPL
- a CDS encoding DUF4911 domain-containing protein, which encodes MEIFEKRHFLLPRAEIGYLRFILESYDGLAFVRTLDPRQALVEIAFPCSRRQDAETLLAALAGECAMQSVPPPEPGHYPEIL
- a CDS encoding DUF1015 domain-containing protein, yielding MPFAALALQVPTLLLPRADIDPTRWAVIACDQYTSQPEYWHEVERLAEGHPSTLHLIFPEVYLDEAESAARIDAINETMERYLAEGILEAQPPGFMLVERQTETGAARMGLMVALDLEAYDYRPGSTSLIRATEGTILDRLPPRIRVREKAPIELPHIMVLIDDPEMTVIEPLAEFELPLAYDFPLMLGGGHLRGRRVADPAVIARVGQALERLADPRRFAERYQVEDRPVLLYAMGDGNHSFATAKAIWEKIKSEASDQEAIMDHPARFALVELVNVHDPGLEFEAIHRVLFNVDFDRLLHQAETYYRQHGAGFSCEFCNDLDALPEKSRRLEADDRQLLPFIAGDRCGLLVIDRPPSHLEVATLQGFLDEALTGQPNSRIDYIHGEGSVTALGKRPGNVGFYLPAICKREFFKSIILDGALPRKTFSMGDADEKRFYMECRKIAP
- a CDS encoding ABC transporter substrate binding protein, with product MCENKSRLFILPLLLLLTLLPWLTPPADAWGASRIAVLYPEVREPYLSVFSTIIRGIESQGERQILPYPLPENFDSVHIEKWLDARRPDAVIALGSRGFQMAEVLKGKLPVVVGAVLLAPNGLPGISLAADPLILFATLKELVPGTRRVFVVYQPEESAWLVERARGAARAQGLELHARPAADLRAAVTTYRDLVEKSLGERDAVWLTMDSVSANDRAVLPMLLEAAWKKEFVLFSSKPGHAKQGVLFSQYPDNHRLGRQLGTLAEGIRAGHGADLTPSRELETAVNLRTAAHLGLNFRAEQKDRFHLTFP